Proteins encoded within one genomic window of Spirochaetota bacterium:
- a CDS encoding BatD family protein, translated as MVKMRYAFVIIHALLILVPCILFADISIELKIEQYEANPSDSIRVVVSVSGTRDAETPKIHGLDNFIVRKGGTSTRMEIINGSFSSSIDYTYFIQPKRVGAFEIGPAITKVKGNTYRSNVKKLTVKKNLNQKGETNRPVFLVASVSSNKGYIEEQLIYTLKLYHLVNVSNVSLSLPDVENISFKQIGKPVEYNAKYNSKSYKVLEVKYSIIPVKAGSYVIDPAKMSMEMIQLRRRSKRPGSIFDDFFSSDPFSPFSESRVIETSSESVKLNIFPLPVKEKPVDFSGLVGSFRIKSTLEPSKIKAGESATLTVTLSGWGNVNRIPDLHNPEIDEAKIYADQPILTTKPGKQGIEGTKIMKWAVVPEEEGEYKIPPFSLSFFDTTSDTYRRITTSFHLLNVLPGQVIQGGKGESPDYTQAKRKEVIEELGRDIFPIHSSIKDLSSTFSYTNIEWHLFLLLIFPALIYVALIIGLKNSKRTPQRLAQSRAAKAADIIIKTCREKHVSANSISDALRDYMNHRFGLELGLLTYQDASRILLYMGCSGETAKQMEDILFNLETKIYTGQGDNACDLANEINSLIHRIEKESR; from the coding sequence ATGGTAAAGATGAGATACGCTTTCGTTATTATTCATGCATTATTGATTCTAGTTCCTTGCATTCTATTTGCGGATATCTCAATAGAATTAAAGATTGAACAATATGAAGCCAATCCAAGCGATTCCATACGAGTGGTTGTTAGTGTTTCAGGAACTAGAGATGCAGAGACCCCAAAAATTCATGGACTGGACAACTTTATTGTTAGGAAAGGCGGGACCTCCACCCGAATGGAGATCATCAATGGCAGTTTCAGCTCAAGCATAGATTATACTTATTTTATTCAACCTAAGAGAGTTGGCGCATTCGAGATCGGCCCAGCTATAACAAAGGTGAAGGGCAATACTTATCGTAGTAATGTTAAAAAACTAACCGTAAAAAAAAACCTTAATCAGAAGGGCGAGACTAATCGACCTGTATTTCTTGTTGCCAGTGTTTCGTCAAACAAGGGGTACATTGAAGAACAGTTGATATATACATTAAAATTATATCATCTTGTCAATGTATCCAATGTCTCTTTATCCCTTCCGGATGTGGAAAACATATCCTTTAAGCAGATCGGGAAACCAGTTGAGTATAATGCAAAATATAATTCTAAGAGTTATAAGGTTTTAGAGGTTAAGTATTCTATAATTCCTGTTAAGGCTGGGAGTTATGTGATTGATCCTGCAAAGATGAGTATGGAGATGATCCAACTAAGGCGGAGATCAAAAAGACCTGGCAGTATTTTCGATGACTTCTTTTCAAGTGATCCGTTTTCCCCATTTTCTGAGAGCCGTGTGATTGAAACGTCAAGCGAGTCTGTAAAGTTAAATATCTTTCCCCTACCAGTAAAAGAAAAACCCGTTGATTTTAGCGGTCTAGTTGGCAGCTTTAGAATAAAATCAACATTAGAGCCTTCCAAGATTAAAGCAGGGGAATCAGCTACTCTTACTGTTACGCTGAGTGGGTGGGGGAATGTAAATCGTATCCCTGATTTGCATAACCCTGAAATAGATGAGGCTAAGATATATGCAGATCAACCAATTTTAACGACTAAGCCTGGAAAGCAAGGTATTGAGGGCACCAAGATAATGAAGTGGGCTGTTGTGCCTGAAGAAGAGGGAGAATATAAAATTCCTCCTTTTTCATTAAGCTTTTTCGATACCACGAGTGACACTTACAGGCGAATAACAACATCTTTCCATTTATTAAATGTGTTGCCTGGCCAGGTTATTCAAGGAGGGAAGGGGGAGTCGCCAGATTATACTCAAGCGAAGAGAAAAGAGGTGATTGAGGAGTTGGGTAGGGATATCTTTCCTATACACAGTTCAATAAAGGACCTATCATCCACATTTAGCTATACAAACATAGAATGGCATTTGTTTCTCTTATTGATTTTTCCTGCACTTATTTATGTTGCTCTAATCATAGGGTTAAAGAATAGCAAGAGGACACCCCAAAGATTAGCCCAATCCAGAGCCGCTAAGGCAGCTGACATAATAATCAAAACATGCAGGGAGAAGCATGTTAGCGCTAATTCTATTTCAGATGCCTTAAGGGATTATATGAACCACCGCTTTGGGTTGGAACTCGGTTTGCTTACTTATCAGGACGCTTCCCGAATTCTATTGTACATGGGCTGTTCTGGGGAGACAGCAAAGCAGATGGAAGATATCCTATTTAATCTTGAAACTAAGATTTATACAGGTCAGGGTGATAATGCCTGCGACCTAGCGAATGAAATAAACAGTCTTATTCATAGAATTGA
- a CDS encoding tetratricopeptide repeat protein, which translates to MLDVYQNCKILSLIIFFALIYPSILTAEDADELYRQRRFSEAEKAYQKADMDNPRDIRYRYNRGCAAFQNSDYKGAFSAFSSVLRRAQDNDMRYKASYNLGNTAFVQGDFASAIEFYKMAIVYNPNSNEAKYNLELSLRKLSEAEKNRDQNKDGQEDNEQKDGDKKGSDQDQEKGEDKGRDKPEEKKGNDQGRDKGDEKGDKQDLSGKLSSADPMKKDEQDELTEPEAAALLDRKKAEALLDNINEDRTKILEFQVPKDKKNGVRSGKSW; encoded by the coding sequence ATGTTAGACGTATACCAAAATTGTAAAATATTATCGTTAATTATCTTCTTTGCCCTCATTTATCCCTCTATTCTTACAGCCGAGGATGCAGATGAACTCTATAGGCAGAGACGTTTTTCAGAGGCGGAGAAGGCCTACCAAAAAGCAGATATGGACAATCCAAGGGATATCCGCTATCGTTATAATAGAGGCTGTGCAGCCTTTCAAAATTCAGATTATAAGGGGGCATTTTCGGCATTTAGCAGCGTTTTGAGAAGGGCCCAGGATAATGATATGCGCTATAAAGCATCCTATAATCTCGGAAACACGGCCTTTGTTCAGGGAGATTTCGCCTCAGCCATTGAGTTTTATAAGATGGCTATTGTCTACAATCCTAATAGCAATGAAGCAAAATATAACTTAGAACTTTCGTTGCGCAAACTCTCAGAAGCAGAAAAAAATAGGGATCAGAATAAGGATGGGCAGGAGGATAATGAGCAGAAGGATGGAGACAAAAAGGGATCGGATCAGGATCAGGAGAAGGGGGAAGATAAGGGACGTGATAAACCAGAGGAGAAGAAGGGCAACGACCAGGGGAGGGATAAAGGTGATGAGAAGGGAGACAAACAGGATCTTTCTGGCAAATTAAGCTCTGCTGATCCAATGAAAAAAGACGAGCAGGATGAATTGACTGAACCTGAGGCTGCGGCATTGCTTGACAGAAAGAAGGCCGAGGCTCTGCTCGATAATATAAATGAAGATCGGACAAAGATTTTAGAATTTCAGGTTCCAAAGGATAAGAAAAATGGTGTGAGATCAGGAAAATCCTGGTAA